One Microvirga thermotolerans DNA window includes the following coding sequences:
- a CDS encoding SDR family NAD(P)-dependent oxidoreductase, translated as MTKDGSAASPAIPRRRPVLITGGAGFIGSNLADRFASEGYDVLVYDALARPGVDANLVWLKKRHPARISAVTADVRDEAAAAEAAKDAQAVFHMAAQVAVTTSLVSPREDFDINVRGTLNLLDALRKRTEPVPLIFASTNKVYGDLADIALEKEGDAYVPLDPDIRSTGIGERRPLDFHTPYGCSKGAADQYVLDYARSFGVPTCVLRMSCIYGQRQMGTEDQGWVAHFLIQALKGEPISIYGDGCQVRDVLDISDAVQAYAAAWKKIGSIRGRAFNLGGGPENAISLKQLVAHIETLIGRPVETNYSDWRAGDQRYYVSDTRLAARTLDLKKPVPWRQGVGALAQWLSEERGLSLAPREAIFSQAAEAVS; from the coding sequence ATGACGAAGGATGGAAGTGCAGCGTCTCCCGCGATTCCGCGCCGACGCCCGGTTCTCATCACGGGAGGGGCGGGGTTCATCGGTTCCAACCTGGCGGACCGTTTCGCAAGCGAAGGGTATGATGTGCTCGTGTATGACGCCCTTGCGCGGCCTGGCGTCGACGCGAATCTGGTCTGGTTGAAGAAAAGGCACCCGGCGAGGATCTCCGCAGTCACCGCGGACGTGCGGGACGAGGCTGCCGCGGCAGAGGCGGCGAAGGACGCGCAGGCCGTCTTCCATATGGCAGCGCAGGTTGCAGTGACGACGAGCCTCGTTTCGCCCAGGGAAGACTTCGACATCAATGTCCGCGGCACGCTGAACCTGCTCGATGCCCTGCGCAAGCGCACCGAGCCCGTTCCTCTCATCTTCGCCTCCACCAACAAGGTTTATGGCGATCTTGCCGATATCGCCCTCGAGAAGGAGGGGGATGCCTATGTTCCCCTGGATCCGGACATCAGGAGCACGGGGATCGGCGAAAGGCGACCGCTCGATTTTCACACGCCCTACGGGTGCTCGAAAGGGGCCGCGGACCAGTACGTCCTCGACTACGCACGCTCGTTCGGGGTGCCGACCTGCGTGCTGCGGATGAGCTGCATCTATGGACAGCGGCAGATGGGCACGGAGGATCAGGGCTGGGTCGCCCATTTCCTCATCCAGGCCCTCAAGGGCGAGCCGATCTCGATCTACGGCGACGGATGTCAGGTGCGGGACGTGCTGGACATCTCCGACGCCGTGCAGGCCTATGCCGCGGCCTGGAAGAAGATCGGCAGCATTCGGGGGCGGGCCTTCAATCTCGGTGGCGGACCTGAGAACGCCATCAGTCTGAAGCAACTCGTCGCTCACATCGAGACGCTGATCGGCCGCCCCGTGGAGACAAACTACTCCGACTGGCGAGCGGGCGATCAGCGCTATTACGTGTCGGATACGCGCCTGGCTGCGCGCACGCTCGATCTCAAGAAGCCGGTTCCATGGCGCCAGGGAGTCGGCGCCTTGGCTCAATGGCTCTCCGAGGAGAGAGGTCTCTCCCTCGCACCGAGAGAAGCCATCTTCTCTCAAGCGGCCGAGGCCGTGTCATGA
- a CDS encoding NAD-dependent epimerase/dehydratase family protein has translation MTDTILITGGAGFIGRHVARACLERGHKVRVLDSLIEQVHGDKTEADGLDPEVEVVVGDVRDEAALLRALKGATKVVHLAAEVGVGQSMYAVDRYVSVNDYGTAVLFQQLIDNPVRRVVVASSMSIYGEGLYRDVDGNVHEDAVRAPRASERDPWDPTDAQGRPLVPVPTPEWKRPALASVYALSKYVQERLTLTLAPAYGMEGVALRLWNVYGPGQALSNPYTGVLAIFASRLHNGQPPMIFEDGRQRRDFVHVEDVAQAFVLALEHEKAPGGVFNVGSGQDRTVSEVAELLGQAMGRPIAPEITGKARVGDIRHCIADISKIRQELGYAPRRDFSEGLAELAEWVAKQEAKDLVQEARKELEARGLVA, from the coding sequence GTGACAGATACGATCCTTATTACCGGCGGCGCAGGTTTCATCGGCCGGCACGTTGCACGTGCCTGTCTCGAACGGGGGCATAAGGTGAGGGTCCTCGACAGCCTCATCGAACAGGTCCATGGCGACAAGACGGAGGCGGACGGGCTCGATCCGGAGGTGGAGGTCGTCGTCGGCGATGTGCGGGACGAGGCCGCGCTTCTTCGGGCGCTGAAGGGAGCGACCAAGGTCGTTCACCTCGCGGCGGAAGTCGGCGTCGGACAGAGCATGTATGCCGTCGATCGATATGTTTCCGTCAACGACTACGGCACCGCCGTTCTTTTCCAGCAGCTGATCGACAATCCCGTCCGGCGCGTGGTCGTCGCATCCTCCATGAGCATCTATGGCGAGGGTCTGTACCGCGACGTGGACGGAAACGTCCACGAGGACGCGGTTCGAGCTCCCCGCGCGAGCGAGCGCGATCCGTGGGATCCCACGGATGCGCAAGGCAGGCCGCTCGTTCCGGTGCCGACGCCGGAGTGGAAGCGGCCGGCACTCGCCTCCGTCTACGCATTGTCGAAATACGTTCAGGAGCGCCTGACGCTCACGCTTGCCCCGGCATACGGCATGGAAGGCGTCGCTCTGCGGCTCTGGAATGTCTACGGCCCGGGCCAGGCGCTGTCCAACCCTTATACGGGCGTTCTCGCCATCTTTGCGTCGCGCCTGCATAACGGGCAGCCGCCGATGATCTTCGAGGACGGACGTCAGCGGCGGGATTTCGTACACGTGGAGGACGTCGCGCAGGCCTTCGTACTGGCGCTCGAACACGAGAAGGCGCCGGGCGGCGTCTTCAATGTCGGTAGCGGCCAGGACAGGACGGTCAGCGAGGTCGCCGAGCTGCTCGGTCAGGCGATGGGTCGGCCGATCGCGCCGGAGATCACGGGGAAGGCGCGGGTTGGCGACATCCGGCACTGCATCGCCGATATCTCGAAGATCCGGCAGGAGCTCGGGTACGCCCCGCGCCGGGATTTCTCGGAAGGGCTGGCGGAGCTCGCCGAATGGGTGGCCAAGCAGGAGGCCAAGGATCTCGTTCAGGAGGCGCGCAAGGAGCTCGAAGCGCGGGGGCTCGTGGCATGA
- a CDS encoding inositol-3-phosphate synthase, with product MGSRKVRVGIVGVGNCASSFVQGLTYYRDARNNEPVPGLMNVELGGYHVSDIEIAAAFDISASKVGRDVSEAIFARPNNTQRFSSVPSTGVTVRRGKTLDGLGKYLRDVVEESEDEPADVAEILRQSRTDVLVSYLPVGSQKATEWYAEQALEAGCAFVNCIPVFIASHPDWRKRFEERGLPIVGDDIKSQVGATIVHRVLANLFRERGVRLDRTYQLNFGGNTDFQNMLERERLESKKISKTQAVSSQLEIPLPADDIHVGPSDHVPWLTDRKWAYIRLEGTTFGGVPLNLELKLEVWDSPNSAGIVIDAVRCAKLAMDRKIGGALIGPSSYFMKSPPEQFTDNEARERTIRFIDGDDD from the coding sequence ATGGGCTCGCGCAAGGTCCGCGTTGGGATCGTCGGGGTTGGCAATTGCGCATCCTCCTTCGTTCAGGGCTTGACCTATTACCGGGACGCTCGAAACAACGAGCCGGTTCCCGGCCTCATGAATGTGGAACTCGGGGGCTACCATGTGAGCGACATCGAGATCGCCGCCGCCTTCGACATCAGTGCCTCCAAAGTCGGCCGCGATGTCTCGGAGGCGATCTTCGCACGGCCCAACAACACGCAGCGTTTCAGTTCCGTGCCGTCCACGGGCGTCACGGTCCGCCGCGGGAAAACCCTCGACGGACTTGGAAAGTACCTGCGCGACGTCGTGGAGGAGTCGGAGGACGAACCGGCCGACGTAGCCGAAATCCTCCGCCAGTCCCGCACCGACGTGCTCGTCTCCTACCTGCCGGTCGGCTCCCAGAAGGCGACGGAGTGGTATGCGGAGCAGGCGCTCGAAGCGGGATGCGCCTTCGTGAACTGCATCCCGGTCTTCATCGCCTCCCATCCCGACTGGCGCAAGCGCTTCGAGGAGAGGGGTCTTCCCATCGTCGGAGACGACATCAAGAGCCAAGTCGGCGCGACCATCGTTCACCGGGTCCTCGCCAATCTCTTCCGCGAACGTGGGGTCAGGCTCGACCGCACCTACCAGCTCAACTTCGGCGGCAACACCGACTTCCAGAACATGCTCGAACGGGAGCGCCTGGAGTCCAAGAAGATTTCCAAGACGCAGGCCGTGTCGAGCCAGCTCGAGATCCCTCTCCCTGCCGACGACATCCATGTGGGGCCGAGCGACCATGTTCCCTGGCTGACCGACCGCAAGTGGGCTTATATCCGCCTCGAGGGCACCACCTTCGGCGGCGTCCCTCTCAACCTCGAGCTGAAGCTTGAGGTGTGGGACTCCCCGAACTCGGCCGGTATCGTCATCGATGCCGTGCGCTGTGCGAAGCTTGCGATGGACCGCAAGATCGGCGGCGCGCTCATCGGCCCATCGAGCTATTTCATGAAGTCGCCGCCCGAGCAGTTCACCGACAACGAGGCGCGGGAAAGGACTATTCGCTTCATCGACGGCGACGACGACTGA
- a CDS encoding histidine phosphatase family protein, with translation MTTTFFLIRHAAHDQVGDVLCGRMPGVALSDGGRRQAEALAQRLSREPIVSVYTSPVERASETARPIADALGVSLVVDERISEIDVGAWAGQRFDALEGNPLWHVWNRARSVARPPSGETMLEVQARIVEAMERLRQAHSGGTVALVSHADVIKAALLYHLGLSVDAHDRIEISPASISTIVVGDWGAKLLHLNEVTAL, from the coding sequence ATGACGACGACGTTCTTTCTGATCCGCCATGCAGCTCACGACCAGGTCGGCGATGTCCTGTGCGGCCGCATGCCGGGCGTCGCCCTGAGCGACGGAGGAAGGCGTCAGGCCGAAGCGCTCGCGCAAAGACTGTCGCGGGAACCCATCGTCTCCGTTTACACGAGTCCCGTGGAGCGTGCGTCGGAGACGGCGCGCCCCATCGCGGACGCGCTGGGGGTCTCCCTCGTCGTCGATGAGCGGATCTCCGAAATCGACGTCGGAGCCTGGGCGGGACAGCGCTTCGATGCGCTGGAGGGCAACCCGCTCTGGCATGTATGGAATCGCGCGCGCAGCGTCGCGCGCCCCCCATCCGGCGAGACCATGCTCGAAGTGCAGGCCCGTATCGTCGAGGCGATGGAACGGCTCCGTCAGGCCCATTCCGGCGGCACCGTGGCGCTCGTCAGCCATGCGGACGTCATCAAGGCCGCCCTGCTCTATCACCTCGGCCTCTCTGTCGACGCCCATGACAGGATCGAGATCTCGCCGGCCTCCATCAGCACGATCGTCGTTGGAGACTGGGGCGCGAAGCTTCTCCACCTGAACGAGGTGACCGCCCTATGA
- a CDS encoding CgeB family protein, producing MKIVIFGLTISSSWGNGHATLWRGLCRALTRRGHTIVFFERDVPYYGANRDLTEIPGGRLVLYPDWKGVAQDARREIADADVAMATSYCPDGIDATDLLIEASRPWKVFYDLDTPVTLSRLAAGENTSYIGPRGLKDFDLVLSYTGGAALDRLRTRLGARRVAPLYGHADPEVHRPVPPVAHYAADLSYLGTYAEDRQLMLQRLFIAAAGARPDRRFLIGGAQYPQDFPWRPNIYFSRHLPPSEHPAFFSSSRLTLNVTRTAMAEMGWCPSGRLFEAAACGTAILSDMWDGIDRFFEPGREILLAATTEEAVSALDLSDAELERIRRAGRERVLAEHTSTCRAQEFERLIESLADPEPADALGTAAMET from the coding sequence ATGAAGATCGTGATCTTCGGCCTTACCATCTCCTCGTCATGGGGCAACGGCCATGCCACGCTCTGGCGGGGACTCTGCCGCGCCCTGACGAGGCGCGGGCATACCATCGTCTTCTTCGAGCGAGACGTCCCCTACTATGGGGCGAACCGGGACCTGACGGAGATTCCCGGCGGCAGGCTCGTTCTGTATCCCGACTGGAAGGGTGTGGCGCAGGACGCGAGGCGGGAGATCGCAGATGCCGACGTCGCCATGGCGACATCCTATTGTCCGGACGGGATTGACGCGACGGATCTTCTGATCGAGGCTTCGCGCCCCTGGAAGGTGTTCTACGATCTCGACACGCCCGTCACCCTGTCCCGTCTCGCGGCGGGAGAGAATACCTCCTATATCGGCCCGAGAGGCCTCAAGGACTTCGACCTCGTGTTGAGCTACACGGGCGGTGCGGCTCTGGACCGGCTGCGGACCCGGCTGGGAGCGCGCCGGGTTGCGCCCCTCTACGGGCATGCGGACCCGGAAGTTCATCGCCCCGTCCCGCCCGTGGCGCACTACGCTGCCGACCTGTCCTATCTCGGAACCTATGCGGAGGACAGGCAGCTCATGCTGCAGCGCCTCTTCATCGCCGCGGCGGGCGCCCGCCCCGATCGGCGCTTCCTCATCGGCGGTGCGCAGTATCCGCAGGATTTTCCCTGGCGCCCGAACATTTACTTCAGCCGGCACCTGCCGCCGTCCGAGCATCCGGCCTTCTTCTCCTCGTCGCGCCTGACCCTCAACGTCACGCGGACGGCCATGGCGGAGATGGGCTGGTGCCCCTCCGGGCGCCTCTTCGAGGCTGCGGCCTGCGGGACGGCGATCCTTTCGGACATGTGGGACGGCATCGACAGGTTCTTCGAACCGGGGCGGGAAATCCTGCTTGCGGCGACAACGGAAGAGGCCGTTTCTGCCCTCGATCTGAGCGACGCGGAACTCGAGCGGATCCGGAGGGCCGGTCGCGAGCGCGTTCTCGCGGAGCACACTTCCACCTGTCGCGCCCAGGAATTCGAGCGGCTCATCGAGAGCCTGGCTGATCCGGAACCTGCGGACGCGCTGGGAACGGCGGCAATGGAGACCTGA
- a CDS encoding nucleotidyltransferase family protein, with translation MWGIVPAAGIGSRIQPLAFSKELLPVGSRLDRGVERPCAVSEYLVERMIHGGATKICFVISPGKADIMEYYGASYGDAWIAYVVQPEASGLCDAIFRASPLIQPNEDVIVGLPDTVWFPERALAELPPSILSFLLFPVDHPEFFDAVVLDENGSVREIEVKRQDASSRWIWGAFKMSGRILEELRRLWTSRSCQDEYFGTLVNAYLAGGGTAYGVKAGRAYVDVGTLHGYRSAIGLLSQAAEQDDVAGARVGLGWPSGRPTQGLHDANRE, from the coding sequence ATGTGGGGAATCGTCCCGGCGGCAGGGATCGGCAGCCGCATCCAGCCCCTGGCCTTCTCGAAGGAGCTTCTCCCTGTCGGAAGCCGCCTGGACCGAGGCGTGGAACGCCCATGCGCGGTCAGCGAATACCTGGTGGAGCGCATGATCCATGGGGGAGCGACGAAGATCTGCTTCGTCATCTCGCCGGGGAAGGCCGACATCATGGAATATTATGGGGCGAGCTATGGAGACGCCTGGATCGCCTATGTCGTCCAGCCCGAAGCCAGCGGCCTCTGCGACGCGATCTTCCGTGCCTCGCCGTTGATCCAGCCGAACGAGGACGTGATCGTCGGCTTGCCCGACACCGTATGGTTCCCGGAGCGGGCGCTTGCAGAGCTGCCGCCATCGATCCTGTCCTTTCTCCTTTTTCCGGTCGATCATCCCGAGTTCTTCGATGCGGTGGTGCTCGACGAGAACGGCAGCGTGCGGGAGATCGAGGTGAAGCGCCAGGATGCGAGTTCCCGATGGATCTGGGGGGCATTCAAGATGTCCGGCCGCATTCTCGAGGAGCTGCGGCGCCTCTGGACCTCGCGGAGCTGCCAGGACGAATATTTCGGAACCCTCGTCAACGCGTACCTCGCCGGGGGAGGAACGGCATACGGCGTGAAGGCCGGCCGCGCCTATGTGGATGTGGGCACGCTTCACGGATACCGGTCCGCCATCGGCCTGCTGAGCCAGGCCGCCGAACAGGACGATGTGGCCGGCGCGCGGGTCGGCCTCGGCTGGCCTTCGGGCCGGCCCACGCAGGGCCTTCACGATGCCAACAGGGAGTGA
- a CDS encoding TIGR04290 family methyltransferase produces the protein MTVADLPQDEIRRRAEALGPWFHNIELNGVWTAPDHFLGNYPAVKWNRFADSIPQDLSGKSVLDIGCNGGFYSIEMKKRGASRVLGIDFDETYLEQARFAAQQTGHDIEFRKLSVYDVGSLGEKFDVVLFMGVLYHLRHPLLALDLIHEHVAKDLLVFQSMQRGSQEVFPVEENYSFWQTDHFDDARYPKMHFIEHRYADDPTNWWAPNAACVEAMLRSAGFAILSHPEAEVYICRCVSAPPGAGAVYPAKGASHD, from the coding sequence ATGACCGTTGCCGACCTGCCCCAGGACGAAATCCGCCGCCGCGCCGAGGCTCTCGGCCCCTGGTTCCACAACATCGAGCTGAACGGCGTATGGACGGCTCCCGACCACTTCCTGGGGAACTATCCCGCCGTGAAGTGGAACAGGTTCGCCGACTCGATCCCGCAGGATCTCAGCGGAAAGTCGGTCCTCGACATCGGATGCAACGGCGGGTTCTATTCCATCGAGATGAAGAAACGCGGCGCCAGCCGCGTCCTGGGCATCGATTTCGACGAGACTTACCTGGAGCAGGCCCGCTTCGCCGCGCAGCAGACGGGACACGACATCGAATTCCGCAAGCTTTCCGTCTACGACGTCGGGTCCCTGGGAGAGAAGTTCGACGTGGTCCTCTTCATGGGCGTCCTCTACCATCTGCGGCATCCTCTCCTGGCTCTCGACCTGATCCATGAGCATGTCGCGAAGGATCTCCTCGTCTTCCAGTCGATGCAGCGCGGATCCCAGGAGGTATTCCCCGTCGAGGAGAACTACAGCTTCTGGCAGACCGATCATTTCGACGACGCCCGCTATCCGAAGATGCACTTCATCGAGCATCGCTATGCGGACGATCCCACCAACTGGTGGGCCCCGAACGCGGCCTGCGTCGAGGCCATGCTCCGCAGCGCCGGGTTCGCCATTCTGAGTCACCCCGAAGCGGAAGTTTACATCTGCCGGTGCGTTTCGGCCCCGCCTGGCGCGGGAGCGGTTTATCCGGCCAAAGGAGCCTCTCATGATTGA
- a CDS encoding beta-xylosidase, translating to MIEAAMIWNEPNNKSHWDPEIDPDWRLFSEMAIAAGQAIRAEHPTLPRVLGGISPIDPAFIRNLAARGVLDHVDVVAVHGFPLDWNLWQIHEWPAKIDEIRAVTNLPIWVSEVGISTFGAEEVQVWGLNRTAELLIGEVPKIHWYSLYDLPRAWEATTRHREAEGSSYYRHFYMGLLREDGTPKPALEEFAKYTPEMGLCQWFHFEDHRLDDAVAWMKRLGVKYLRTGLSWADSFRPNALAWFDRQMEALADFDVTVTFCFTPEHRGIAPHHTSAPLVKEEFAEFCASMIRRYAGKGAVAPEAKLLEAL from the coding sequence ATGATTGAAGCTGCGATGATCTGGAACGAGCCCAACAACAAATCTCACTGGGATCCCGAGATCGACCCCGATTGGAGGCTCTTTTCAGAGATGGCGATTGCGGCGGGCCAAGCCATCAGGGCGGAACATCCGACCCTGCCGAGGGTCCTCGGCGGCATTTCGCCCATCGACCCGGCCTTCATCCGGAACCTTGCTGCGCGCGGCGTGCTCGACCACGTGGACGTGGTGGCCGTGCACGGCTTTCCCTTGGACTGGAATCTCTGGCAGATCCACGAGTGGCCGGCCAAGATCGACGAGATCCGTGCGGTGACGAACCTTCCCATCTGGGTGTCCGAGGTCGGCATCTCGACCTTCGGCGCCGAGGAGGTTCAGGTCTGGGGCCTGAACCGGACCGCCGAGCTGCTGATCGGCGAGGTGCCGAAGATCCACTGGTACAGCCTGTACGATCTCCCTCGCGCCTGGGAGGCGACGACCCGTCACCGCGAGGCCGAAGGCTCCTCCTACTACCGGCATTTCTACATGGGCCTTCTCCGCGAGGACGGAACCCCGAAGCCCGCCCTGGAGGAGTTCGCGAAGTACACCCCCGAAATGGGTCTCTGCCAGTGGTTCCATTTCGAGGACCATCGGCTCGACGACGCCGTGGCGTGGATGAAGCGGCTGGGTGTCAAGTATCTCCGTACCGGGCTGTCCTGGGCCGACAGCTTTCGTCCCAACGCCCTCGCGTGGTTCGACCGGCAGATGGAAGCGCTCGCGGATTTCGACGTGACGGTGACCTTCTGCTTCACGCCCGAGCACAGGGGAATCGCGCCTCACCACACCAGCGCGCCCCTGGTGAAGGAGGAGTTTGCCGAGTTCTGCGCCTCCATGATCCGCCGCTACGCGGGCAAGGGCGCCGTCGCGCCCGAGGCGAAACTCCTCGAGGCGCTCTGA